A region from the Chanodichthys erythropterus isolate Z2021 chromosome 5, ASM2448905v1, whole genome shotgun sequence genome encodes:
- the rbm25a gene encoding RNA-binding protein 25 isoform X2 gives MSFPPHLNQIAQLPPGISPTQFTGFPSTVPTASPIIPVPVGMMTPSPAVLVQTAVPVVQKLTKETIATRNKDQEEGTGTSTGPTTTVFVGNISEKASDMLVRQLLAKCGLVLSWKRVQGASGKLQAFGFCEYKEPESTLRALRLLHELQVGDKKLLVKVDAKTKAQLETWKASQRRRNGATQTGEEPKDEDEEEVLDEETKRRDQMVKGAIDSLIREYSSELSASSQDAEAHQRKKRKEKKEDDINAMELEDDKRDLISREISKFRDTHKKLEEEKEREKQQIEKERKERDKEREREKERREREREKERERERQKEREKERERERDRERERTKEKEREKERSRDRSKDRSRSREKSREEKKREREEDEEEAYERRRLERKLREKEAAYQERLKNWEIRERKKARDYSKETEREEERQREMTKEAKRLKEFLEDYDDDRDDPKYYRGSALQKRLRDREKELELDERDRKREKDELEEIRQRLLAEGHPDPDAELQRIEQEAEKQRQPPLNQEQSEEVLHVSREEHQRKEGVEKEAYSSDNNVTDQEEDEEDDDDDDDDDDREAKPCLKPTLRPVTTAPSVSSASGNATPLSPSSESPRGIVAPNENSSHEVPPTEELRPKIGLSLKLGAAGSPKMPQAVRRKALAVVDSVFNKFDDEETEEAPKKRKLVPLDYSEDERGGLSLDGAEVTGSRPGVNTEEKRKHIKSLIEKIPTVKQELFNYPLDWNMVDTTLMDRRIRPWINKKIIEYIGEEEATLVDFVCSKVMAHSTPEGILDDVAMVLDEEAEVFIVKMWRLLIYETEAKKIGLFSDLKSCRYKLL, from the exons ATGTCATTCCCTCCTCACCTGAACCAGATAGCCCAGTTACCCCCTGGCATTTCCCCCACACAGTTTACTGGGTTTCCCTCCACTGTCCCTACAG CAAGTCCAATAATCCCAGTCCCTGTAGGAATGATGACTCCCTCTCCAGCG GTTTTGGTTCAAACTGCAGTGCCAGTGGTTCAGAAGCTGACTAAGGAGACCATTGCCACCCGTAACAAGGACCAAGAGGAAGGTACGGGAACCAGCACAGGGCCAACCACCACAGTGTTTGTGGGAAACATCTCAGAAAAGGCCTCAGATATGTTGGTGCGGCAGTTGTTGGCG AAATGTGGTTTGGTCCTCAGCTGGAAAAGAGTTCAGGGGGCTTCTGGAAAACTGCAAG CATTTGGTTTCTGTGAGTACAAAGAGCCAGAGTCCACGCTGAGAGCTCTCCGACTGCTTCATGAGCTGCAAGTTGGTGATAAGAAGTTACTTGTGAAGGTGGATGCAAAGACCAAAGCTCAGCTGGAGACCTGGAAAGCCAGTCAGAGGAGACGAAACGGG GCTACTCAGACTGGAGAAGAACCTAAGGACGAAGATGAGGAAGAGGTTCTGGACGAAGAGACGAAGCGGCGTGATCAGATGGTGAAGGGTGCCATAGACAGTCTGATACGGGAATATTCCAGCGAGCTGTCAGCTTCCTCACAGGATGCTGAAGCCCATCAACGCAAGAAACGTAAAGAGAAGAAGGAG GATGATATAAATGCCATGGAGCTGGAGGATGACAAGCGAGACCTGATTTCCAGAGAGATTAGCAAATTCAGAGACACACACAAG AAACtagaggaggagaaggagagagaaaaacagcagATTGAGAAAGAGAGGAAAGAAAGAGATAAAGAGAGGGAGCGAGAGAAAGAGCGACGtgaacgagagagagagaaggagcgGGAGAGAGAGCGACAGAAGGAGAGAGAAaaggagcgagagagagagcgagaccGCGAACGTGAAAGAACAAAGGAGAAAGAGCGGGAGAAAGAGAGAAGTCGTGATCGCAGTAAAGACCGAAGCAGATCAAG GGAGAAGAGTCGAGAAGAGAAGAAAAGGGAGCGAGAGGAAGATGAGGAGGAGGCATACGAACGACGGAGGTTGGAGAGGAAACTACGTGAAAAGGAGGCAGCCTATCAGGAG CGCCTGAAGAACTGGGAGAtcagagagaggaaaaaagcaAGGGATTACAGtaaagaaacagagagagaggaggaaagacagagagagatg acTAAAGAAGCCAAGCGCCTGAAAGAGTTCCTGGAGGATTATGACGATGACAGAGATGATCCTAAATACTACAG GGGCAGTGCATTGCAGAAGCGATTGAGAGATAGGGAGAAAGAGCTGGAATTAGATGAAAGAGAtcgaaaaagagagaaagatgagTTAGAGGAGATCAGACAGAGACTCCTAGCAGAAGGACACCCAGATCCTGATGCTGAACTTCAGAGG ATAGAACAGGAGGCCGAGAAGCAGCGGCAGCCGCCTCTAAATCAAGAACAGAGTGAGGAGGTGCTGCACGTCTCCCGTGAGGAGCATCAGAGAAAAGAAGGTGTGGAGAAAGAGGCGTACTCCTCAGACAATAACGTCACCGACCAAGAGGAAGATgaagaggatgatgatgatgatgatgatgatgatgaccgAGAGGCTAAGCCATGCCTGAAGCCCACACTTAGACCTGTTACTACGGCACCCTCTGTCTCTTCAGCCAGTGGGAATGCCACACCCCTCTCACCCAGCAGCGAATCACCTCGCGGCATCGTCGCTCCGAATGAGAACTCTTCACATGAGGTCCCGCCCACAGAGGAGCTCAGGCCTAAAATAGGCCTCAGTCTCAAACTAG GTGCTGcaggaagtcctaaaatgccgCAGGCAGTAAGACGAAAGGCTCTTGCCGTGGTGGACAGCGTCTTTAATAAGTTTGACGATGAGGAGACAGAGGAAGCACCCAAGAAGAGGAAGCTGGTACCTCTCGATTACAGTGAGGATGAGAGGGGAGGCCTTAGCCTAGATGGAGCAGAGGTCACGGGGTCACGGCCTGGTGTAAACACAGAAGAGAAACGAAAACATATCAAGAGTCTGATTGAGAAAATTCCCACAGTCAAACAAGAGCTGTTTAATTATCCACTGGACTGGAACATGGTGGACACG ACATTGATGGACAGGAGGATCCGCCCCTGGATCAATAAGAAAATCATAGAATACATCGGAGAGGAGGAAGCCACACTAGTCGACTTTGTCTGTTCTAAG GTCATGGCTCACAGCACACCAGAGGGAATTCTGGATGATGTTGCCATG GTACTGGATGAAGAAGCGGAAGTGTTTATAGTGAAAATGTGGAGACTTCTCATCTATGAAACAGAAGCCAAGAAAATCGGCCTG ttctcAGATCTAAAATCATGCAGATACAAGTTGCTTTGA
- the rbm25a gene encoding RNA-binding protein 25 isoform X3 — protein MSFPPHLNQIAQLPPGISPTQFTGFPSTVPTASPIIPVPVGMMTPSPAVLVQTAVPVVQKLTKETIATRNKDQEEGTGTSTGPTTTVFVGNISEKASDMLVRQLLAKCGLVLSWKRVQGASGKLQAFGFCEYKEPESTLRALRLLHELQVGDKKLLVKVDAKTKAQLETWKASQRRRNGATQTGEEPKDEDEEEVLDEETKRRDQMVKGAIDSLIREYSSELSASSQDAEAHQRKKRKEKKEDDINAMELEDDKRDLISREISKFRDTHKKLEEEKEREKQQIEKERKERDKEREREKERREREREKERERERQKEREKERERERDRERERTKEKEREKERSRDRSKDRSRSREKSREEKKREREEDEEEAYERRRLERKLREKEAAYQERLKNWEIRERKKARDYSKETEREEERQREMTKEAKRLKEFLEDYDDDRDDPKYYRGSALQKRLRDREKELELDERDRKREKDELEEIRQRLLAEGHPDPDAELQRIEQEAEKQRQPPLNQEQSEEVLHVSREEHQRKEGVEKEAYSSDNNVTDQEEDEEDDDDDDDDDDREAKPCLKPTLRPVTTAPSVSSASGNATPLSPSSESPRGIVAPNENSSHEVPPTEELRPKIGLSLKLGAAGSPKMPQAVRRKALAVVDSVFNKFDDEETEEAPKKRKLVPLDYSEDERGGLSLDGAEVTGSRPGVNTEEKRKHIKSLIEKIPTVKQELFNYPLDWNMVDTTLMDRRIRPWINKKIIEYIGEEEATLVDFVCSKVMAHSTPEGILDDVAMVLDEEAEVFIVKMWRLLIYETEAKKIGLSL, from the exons ATGTCATTCCCTCCTCACCTGAACCAGATAGCCCAGTTACCCCCTGGCATTTCCCCCACACAGTTTACTGGGTTTCCCTCCACTGTCCCTACAG CAAGTCCAATAATCCCAGTCCCTGTAGGAATGATGACTCCCTCTCCAGCG GTTTTGGTTCAAACTGCAGTGCCAGTGGTTCAGAAGCTGACTAAGGAGACCATTGCCACCCGTAACAAGGACCAAGAGGAAGGTACGGGAACCAGCACAGGGCCAACCACCACAGTGTTTGTGGGAAACATCTCAGAAAAGGCCTCAGATATGTTGGTGCGGCAGTTGTTGGCG AAATGTGGTTTGGTCCTCAGCTGGAAAAGAGTTCAGGGGGCTTCTGGAAAACTGCAAG CATTTGGTTTCTGTGAGTACAAAGAGCCAGAGTCCACGCTGAGAGCTCTCCGACTGCTTCATGAGCTGCAAGTTGGTGATAAGAAGTTACTTGTGAAGGTGGATGCAAAGACCAAAGCTCAGCTGGAGACCTGGAAAGCCAGTCAGAGGAGACGAAACGGG GCTACTCAGACTGGAGAAGAACCTAAGGACGAAGATGAGGAAGAGGTTCTGGACGAAGAGACGAAGCGGCGTGATCAGATGGTGAAGGGTGCCATAGACAGTCTGATACGGGAATATTCCAGCGAGCTGTCAGCTTCCTCACAGGATGCTGAAGCCCATCAACGCAAGAAACGTAAAGAGAAGAAGGAG GATGATATAAATGCCATGGAGCTGGAGGATGACAAGCGAGACCTGATTTCCAGAGAGATTAGCAAATTCAGAGACACACACAAG AAACtagaggaggagaaggagagagaaaaacagcagATTGAGAAAGAGAGGAAAGAAAGAGATAAAGAGAGGGAGCGAGAGAAAGAGCGACGtgaacgagagagagagaaggagcgGGAGAGAGAGCGACAGAAGGAGAGAGAAaaggagcgagagagagagcgagaccGCGAACGTGAAAGAACAAAGGAGAAAGAGCGGGAGAAAGAGAGAAGTCGTGATCGCAGTAAAGACCGAAGCAGATCAAG GGAGAAGAGTCGAGAAGAGAAGAAAAGGGAGCGAGAGGAAGATGAGGAGGAGGCATACGAACGACGGAGGTTGGAGAGGAAACTACGTGAAAAGGAGGCAGCCTATCAGGAG CGCCTGAAGAACTGGGAGAtcagagagaggaaaaaagcaAGGGATTACAGtaaagaaacagagagagaggaggaaagacagagagagatg acTAAAGAAGCCAAGCGCCTGAAAGAGTTCCTGGAGGATTATGACGATGACAGAGATGATCCTAAATACTACAG GGGCAGTGCATTGCAGAAGCGATTGAGAGATAGGGAGAAAGAGCTGGAATTAGATGAAAGAGAtcgaaaaagagagaaagatgagTTAGAGGAGATCAGACAGAGACTCCTAGCAGAAGGACACCCAGATCCTGATGCTGAACTTCAGAGG ATAGAACAGGAGGCCGAGAAGCAGCGGCAGCCGCCTCTAAATCAAGAACAGAGTGAGGAGGTGCTGCACGTCTCCCGTGAGGAGCATCAGAGAAAAGAAGGTGTGGAGAAAGAGGCGTACTCCTCAGACAATAACGTCACCGACCAAGAGGAAGATgaagaggatgatgatgatgatgatgatgatgatgaccgAGAGGCTAAGCCATGCCTGAAGCCCACACTTAGACCTGTTACTACGGCACCCTCTGTCTCTTCAGCCAGTGGGAATGCCACACCCCTCTCACCCAGCAGCGAATCACCTCGCGGCATCGTCGCTCCGAATGAGAACTCTTCACATGAGGTCCCGCCCACAGAGGAGCTCAGGCCTAAAATAGGCCTCAGTCTCAAACTAG GTGCTGcaggaagtcctaaaatgccgCAGGCAGTAAGACGAAAGGCTCTTGCCGTGGTGGACAGCGTCTTTAATAAGTTTGACGATGAGGAGACAGAGGAAGCACCCAAGAAGAGGAAGCTGGTACCTCTCGATTACAGTGAGGATGAGAGGGGAGGCCTTAGCCTAGATGGAGCAGAGGTCACGGGGTCACGGCCTGGTGTAAACACAGAAGAGAAACGAAAACATATCAAGAGTCTGATTGAGAAAATTCCCACAGTCAAACAAGAGCTGTTTAATTATCCACTGGACTGGAACATGGTGGACACG ACATTGATGGACAGGAGGATCCGCCCCTGGATCAATAAGAAAATCATAGAATACATCGGAGAGGAGGAAGCCACACTAGTCGACTTTGTCTGTTCTAAG GTCATGGCTCACAGCACACCAGAGGGAATTCTGGATGATGTTGCCATG GTACTGGATGAAGAAGCGGAAGTGTTTATAGTGAAAATGTGGAGACTTCTCATCTATGAAACAGAAGCCAAGAAAATCGGCCTG AGCCTTTAA
- the rbm25a gene encoding RNA-binding protein 25 isoform X1 translates to MSFPPHLNQIAQLPPGISPTQFTGFPSTVPTASPIIPVPVGMMTPSPAVLVQTAVPVVQKLTKETIATRNKDQEEGTGTSTGPTTTVFVGNISEKASDMLVRQLLAKCGLVLSWKRVQGASGKLQAFGFCEYKEPESTLRALRLLHELQVGDKKLLVKVDAKTKAQLETWKASQRRRNGATQTGEEPKDEDEEEVLDEETKRRDQMVKGAIDSLIREYSSELSASSQDAEAHQRKKRKEKKEDDINAMELEDDKRDLISREISKFRDTHKKLEEEKEREKQQIEKERKERDKEREREKERREREREKERERERQKEREKERERERDRERERTKEKEREKERSRDRSKDRSRSREKSREEKKREREEDEEEAYERRRLERKLREKEAAYQERLKNWEIRERKKARDYSKETEREEERQREMTKEAKRLKEFLEDYDDDRDDPKYYRGSALQKRLRDREKELELDERDRKREKDELEEIRQRLLAEGHPDPDAELQRIEQEAEKQRQPPLNQEQSEEVLHVSREEHQRKEGVEKEAYSSDNNVTDQEEDEEDDDDDDDDDDREAKPCLKPTLRPVTTAPSVSSASGNATPLSPSSESPRGIVAPNENSSHEVPPTEELRPKIGLSLKLGAAGSPKMPQAVRRKALAVVDSVFNKFDDEETEEAPKKRKLVPLDYSEDERGGLSLDGAEVTGSRPGVNTEEKRKHIKSLIEKIPTVKQELFNYPLDWNMVDTTLMDRRIRPWINKKIIEYIGEEEATLVDFVCSKVMAHSTPEGILDDVAMVLDEEAEVFIVKMWRLLIYETEAKKIGLLNLVLTRKSTSPLGKVLVLPMVSRCPRTD, encoded by the exons ATGTCATTCCCTCCTCACCTGAACCAGATAGCCCAGTTACCCCCTGGCATTTCCCCCACACAGTTTACTGGGTTTCCCTCCACTGTCCCTACAG CAAGTCCAATAATCCCAGTCCCTGTAGGAATGATGACTCCCTCTCCAGCG GTTTTGGTTCAAACTGCAGTGCCAGTGGTTCAGAAGCTGACTAAGGAGACCATTGCCACCCGTAACAAGGACCAAGAGGAAGGTACGGGAACCAGCACAGGGCCAACCACCACAGTGTTTGTGGGAAACATCTCAGAAAAGGCCTCAGATATGTTGGTGCGGCAGTTGTTGGCG AAATGTGGTTTGGTCCTCAGCTGGAAAAGAGTTCAGGGGGCTTCTGGAAAACTGCAAG CATTTGGTTTCTGTGAGTACAAAGAGCCAGAGTCCACGCTGAGAGCTCTCCGACTGCTTCATGAGCTGCAAGTTGGTGATAAGAAGTTACTTGTGAAGGTGGATGCAAAGACCAAAGCTCAGCTGGAGACCTGGAAAGCCAGTCAGAGGAGACGAAACGGG GCTACTCAGACTGGAGAAGAACCTAAGGACGAAGATGAGGAAGAGGTTCTGGACGAAGAGACGAAGCGGCGTGATCAGATGGTGAAGGGTGCCATAGACAGTCTGATACGGGAATATTCCAGCGAGCTGTCAGCTTCCTCACAGGATGCTGAAGCCCATCAACGCAAGAAACGTAAAGAGAAGAAGGAG GATGATATAAATGCCATGGAGCTGGAGGATGACAAGCGAGACCTGATTTCCAGAGAGATTAGCAAATTCAGAGACACACACAAG AAACtagaggaggagaaggagagagaaaaacagcagATTGAGAAAGAGAGGAAAGAAAGAGATAAAGAGAGGGAGCGAGAGAAAGAGCGACGtgaacgagagagagagaaggagcgGGAGAGAGAGCGACAGAAGGAGAGAGAAaaggagcgagagagagagcgagaccGCGAACGTGAAAGAACAAAGGAGAAAGAGCGGGAGAAAGAGAGAAGTCGTGATCGCAGTAAAGACCGAAGCAGATCAAG GGAGAAGAGTCGAGAAGAGAAGAAAAGGGAGCGAGAGGAAGATGAGGAGGAGGCATACGAACGACGGAGGTTGGAGAGGAAACTACGTGAAAAGGAGGCAGCCTATCAGGAG CGCCTGAAGAACTGGGAGAtcagagagaggaaaaaagcaAGGGATTACAGtaaagaaacagagagagaggaggaaagacagagagagatg acTAAAGAAGCCAAGCGCCTGAAAGAGTTCCTGGAGGATTATGACGATGACAGAGATGATCCTAAATACTACAG GGGCAGTGCATTGCAGAAGCGATTGAGAGATAGGGAGAAAGAGCTGGAATTAGATGAAAGAGAtcgaaaaagagagaaagatgagTTAGAGGAGATCAGACAGAGACTCCTAGCAGAAGGACACCCAGATCCTGATGCTGAACTTCAGAGG ATAGAACAGGAGGCCGAGAAGCAGCGGCAGCCGCCTCTAAATCAAGAACAGAGTGAGGAGGTGCTGCACGTCTCCCGTGAGGAGCATCAGAGAAAAGAAGGTGTGGAGAAAGAGGCGTACTCCTCAGACAATAACGTCACCGACCAAGAGGAAGATgaagaggatgatgatgatgatgatgatgatgatgaccgAGAGGCTAAGCCATGCCTGAAGCCCACACTTAGACCTGTTACTACGGCACCCTCTGTCTCTTCAGCCAGTGGGAATGCCACACCCCTCTCACCCAGCAGCGAATCACCTCGCGGCATCGTCGCTCCGAATGAGAACTCTTCACATGAGGTCCCGCCCACAGAGGAGCTCAGGCCTAAAATAGGCCTCAGTCTCAAACTAG GTGCTGcaggaagtcctaaaatgccgCAGGCAGTAAGACGAAAGGCTCTTGCCGTGGTGGACAGCGTCTTTAATAAGTTTGACGATGAGGAGACAGAGGAAGCACCCAAGAAGAGGAAGCTGGTACCTCTCGATTACAGTGAGGATGAGAGGGGAGGCCTTAGCCTAGATGGAGCAGAGGTCACGGGGTCACGGCCTGGTGTAAACACAGAAGAGAAACGAAAACATATCAAGAGTCTGATTGAGAAAATTCCCACAGTCAAACAAGAGCTGTTTAATTATCCACTGGACTGGAACATGGTGGACACG ACATTGATGGACAGGAGGATCCGCCCCTGGATCAATAAGAAAATCATAGAATACATCGGAGAGGAGGAAGCCACACTAGTCGACTTTGTCTGTTCTAAG GTCATGGCTCACAGCACACCAGAGGGAATTCTGGATGATGTTGCCATG GTACTGGATGAAGAAGCGGAAGTGTTTATAGTGAAAATGTGGAGACTTCTCATCTATGAAACAGAAGCCAAGAAAATCGGCCTG